Proteins co-encoded in one Acidisarcina sp. genomic window:
- a CDS encoding phage portal protein, producing the protein MSLIESITRGAIGFRADASGTPAPWDDYWYSPLGYDSATGMRVSPESAKRLAAVHACVSIISRNIAMMPCRLYTSMAGDGKKVVVHHPVYDLLYSQPNAQQTAYEFKQMMQGHFELRGNAYAEIVPGPRGAVDQLIPLHPDRVRVERLLPSGRLRYVYNDPLVNQTRNLMQDEVFHLRGWSDDGMTGQSTIAMAVDTFGVALAQQDYTARFLKNDAKPGTVIENTNFKTKEDELRFRESWQRSQTGENRHKTALLPLGLTIKELGVKPIDAQLLDSRKFSRIEICSIFGVPPHLIGETEKTATYASVEQFNIMFAVQCILPRLVMWEQAIQRDLILNPRYFAKFSMAALLRGDTASRYAAYKVAVENGWMCQDDVRELEDLNPIPGGKGKTYWRPSNWLPLDQIQQSPAAPAPATPGSTDTADPQQDPASARLLLLASDAASRCVRREVNGAKKLVERNANDYEVAEFYSEQERFICDVLRLPAETVSAVRSQMAERAGRLEEFIVAGDRVRASAWLDQVAIHEPVRLATIAVQGVIQ; encoded by the coding sequence GTGAGCCTGATTGAGAGCATCACTCGCGGAGCCATCGGTTTCCGCGCGGACGCGAGCGGGACGCCCGCGCCCTGGGACGACTACTGGTACAGCCCGCTGGGCTACGATAGCGCCACCGGCATGCGCGTCTCTCCCGAGAGCGCCAAGCGGCTCGCCGCCGTGCACGCCTGCGTCAGCATCATCAGCCGAAATATAGCGATGATGCCCTGCCGCCTCTACACCTCCATGGCGGGCGATGGGAAAAAGGTTGTCGTGCATCATCCCGTCTACGATCTGCTCTATTCGCAGCCCAATGCACAGCAGACCGCCTACGAATTCAAGCAAATGATGCAGGGCCATTTCGAGCTGCGCGGCAACGCCTATGCCGAGATCGTGCCCGGCCCGCGTGGCGCGGTCGATCAGCTCATCCCGCTGCATCCCGATCGCGTGCGCGTCGAGCGACTCCTGCCCTCCGGCCGCCTGCGCTATGTCTACAACGATCCGCTAGTCAACCAGACGCGCAACCTGATGCAGGACGAGGTGTTTCATCTGCGCGGCTGGTCCGATGATGGCATGACGGGCCAATCGACGATCGCCATGGCGGTCGATACGTTTGGCGTGGCCCTGGCGCAGCAGGATTACACGGCGCGATTCCTAAAAAACGATGCCAAGCCCGGCACCGTCATCGAGAACACCAATTTCAAAACCAAGGAAGACGAGCTGCGCTTCCGCGAGAGCTGGCAGCGTTCGCAGACCGGAGAGAATCGCCACAAAACCGCGCTGCTGCCGCTCGGGCTCACCATTAAGGAGCTTGGCGTCAAGCCCATCGACGCCCAGCTCCTGGACTCGCGCAAATTCAGCCGGATCGAGATCTGCAGCATCTTCGGCGTGCCGCCGCACCTCATCGGCGAGACGGAAAAAACCGCGACCTATGCGAGCGTCGAGCAGTTCAACATCATGTTTGCCGTGCAGTGCATTTTGCCGCGTCTGGTCATGTGGGAGCAGGCCATTCAGCGCGACCTGATTCTGAATCCGCGTTATTTCGCCAAATTCTCCATGGCCGCGTTGCTGCGCGGCGATACGGCCAGCCGCTATGCAGCCTACAAAGTCGCGGTCGAGAACGGCTGGATGTGCCAGGACGATGTGCGCGAGCTGGAGGATCTGAATCCGATTCCCGGCGGCAAAGGAAAAACCTACTGGCGGCCGTCGAACTGGCTGCCGCTCGACCAGATCCAGCAGTCGCCGGCCGCGCCTGCACCGGCCACTCCTGGGAGCACCGACACTGCGGATCCGCAGCAGGATCCGGCCTCTGCGCGGCTGCTGTTGCTGGCCAGCGACGCGGCCTCGCGCTGCGTGCGCCGCGAGGTCAACGGCGCAAAAAAACTGGTGGAGCGCAACGCCAACGATTATGAGGTTGCCGAGTTTTATTCGGAGCAGGAGCGTTTCATCTGCGACGTCCTGCGCCTGCCGGCGGAGACCGTCTCCGCGGTTCGCTCCCAGATGGCGGAGCGCGCCGGCAGGCTCGAGGAGTTTATCGTCGCGGGCGATCGGGTCCGCGCGTCCGCCTGGCTCGATCAGGTCGCGATCCATGAGCCGGTCCGGCTCGCAACCATTGCAGTGCAAGGGGTGATTCAATGA
- a CDS encoding terminase large subunit, with translation MPPRRPASNSLTYAERAERYARDVVRKKILACTEVRQACKRHLDDLKRSRRKSYRWRFDETKANRLCRFVEALPHIKDDFRGNASHGELIQLEPWQIFIGCSIFGWVDRVEGFRRFSEAYIEVARKNGKTTLAAAFALYCFAADGEFGAEVFAGAASRDQAGEVFRTARAMVEASPEFRKAYSIWVNAASLVIQSRGASFKVLKGKPADGPSPHCVTADEYHEYKTDALLDWARTGMQARRQPLLLEITTAGSNTASPCYNKHLEAQEVLAGRRINDRLFTIIFTVDKGIDWKSKKALLQANPNFGVSVNPEIIEADQFQAAQSAARQNGFKTKNLNIWVNQRVAWMNMVKWDACADPTLRIEDFLAEPCIEAIDLASRRDTVSSVRVFQRRINGEDHYYCFSRHYLNEQQIRDPRNVHFLEWSRQGFLIETPGDITDYLHVNDDLAADAQQLLLRELVFDPLHAAPLVQFLRVRDDWNQGVEISELKQCEENTSAAMKEFEGIVLSGRFHFDGNPLLTWMVSNTICRVSLRENWYPVRENIERKIDGAVAIILAINRWMAASAVNAYTSTDVGVV, from the coding sequence TTGCCGCCGAGGAGGCCAGCATCCAATAGCCTCACCTACGCGGAGCGCGCCGAGCGATATGCGCGCGATGTCGTGCGCAAAAAAATCCTGGCCTGCACGGAGGTGCGGCAGGCCTGCAAACGTCATCTCGATGACCTGAAGCGCAGCCGCCGGAAAAGTTATCGCTGGCGTTTCGACGAGACCAAAGCGAATCGCCTCTGCCGATTCGTCGAGGCGCTGCCGCATATCAAGGACGATTTCCGCGGCAATGCTTCGCATGGCGAGCTGATCCAGCTCGAGCCGTGGCAGATCTTCATCGGCTGCTCGATCTTCGGCTGGGTCGATCGCGTGGAGGGCTTCCGGCGCTTCTCGGAAGCCTACATCGAGGTCGCGCGTAAGAACGGCAAGACCACGCTGGCCGCGGCTTTCGCGCTGTATTGCTTCGCAGCCGATGGCGAGTTCGGCGCGGAAGTTTTTGCCGGCGCAGCCTCGCGCGACCAGGCGGGCGAGGTATTTCGCACCGCGCGGGCGATGGTCGAGGCCTCGCCGGAGTTTCGCAAGGCGTACAGCATCTGGGTCAACGCCGCCAGCCTGGTCATCCAGTCGCGCGGCGCGTCGTTCAAGGTGCTGAAGGGCAAACCGGCAGATGGACCCTCGCCGCATTGCGTCACTGCGGATGAGTATCACGAATACAAAACCGATGCGCTGCTCGATTGGGCGCGCACCGGCATGCAGGCGCGTCGGCAGCCGCTGCTGCTGGAGATCACCACGGCGGGCAGCAACACCGCATCGCCCTGCTACAACAAACACCTGGAGGCGCAGGAGGTCCTCGCCGGCCGCCGCATCAATGACCGGCTCTTCACCATCATTTTCACCGTCGATAAGGGGATCGACTGGAAATCGAAAAAAGCCCTGCTGCAGGCGAATCCGAATTTTGGGGTCTCGGTCAATCCGGAGATCATCGAGGCCGATCAGTTCCAGGCCGCGCAGTCGGCGGCGCGGCAGAACGGATTCAAAACAAAGAACCTCAACATCTGGGTCAACCAGCGGGTGGCCTGGATGAACATGGTCAAATGGGACGCCTGCGCGGATCCCACGCTGCGGATCGAGGACTTCCTGGCGGAGCCCTGCATTGAGGCTATCGATCTCGCCTCGCGGCGCGACACGGTTTCGAGCGTGCGCGTTTTCCAACGCCGCATCAATGGGGAGGATCACTACTACTGTTTTTCGCGGCACTACCTGAACGAGCAGCAGATCCGCGATCCCAGGAATGTGCATTTCCTCGAGTGGTCCAGGCAGGGCTTCCTGATCGAGACGCCCGGCGACATTACCGATTACCTGCACGTCAACGACGATCTGGCCGCCGACGCGCAGCAGCTGCTGCTGCGCGAGCTCGTCTTCGATCCGCTGCACGCCGCGCCGCTGGTCCAGTTTCTGCGCGTGCGCGATGACTGGAACCAGGGCGTCGAGATCTCCGAGCTGAAACAGTGCGAGGAGAACACCTCGGCAGCGATGAAGGAGTTTGAGGGAATTGTTCTCAGCGGGCGATTCCATTTTGACGGCAATCCACTCCTGACGTGGATGGTGTCGAACACTATCTGCCGGGTCAGCCTGCGCGAAAACTGGTATCCCGTGCGGGAAAATATCGAACGCAAAATCGATGGCGCTGTGGCCATCATCCTCGCCATCAATCGCTGGATGGCGGCCTCCGCAGTCAACGCGTACACCTCGACCGACGTGGGAGTGGTATGA
- a CDS encoding HNH endonuclease signature motif containing protein: MPFAAKRPCPGGCGRLVSYGYCEPCRARGRGEDQRPTAAQRGYGARWQRVSKAYLAAHPLCVGEHGEVEVAASCVDHIIPHRGDMRLFWDSSNWQPLCHRCHSRKTAMEDGGFGHRR, translated from the coding sequence GTGCCGTTTGCGGCCAAGCGGCCGTGCCCTGGAGGGTGTGGGCGTCTGGTTAGCTATGGCTACTGCGAGCCATGCCGGGCGCGGGGGCGGGGCGAGGATCAGCGTCCCACTGCGGCGCAGCGTGGCTATGGTGCGCGCTGGCAGCGGGTCAGCAAGGCGTATCTGGCGGCGCATCCGCTGTGCGTGGGGGAGCATGGGGAGGTGGAGGTGGCAGCCAGCTGCGTGGATCACATCATTCCGCATCGCGGGGATATGCGGCTCTTCTGGGATAGCAGCAACTGGCAGCCGCTGTGCCATCGGTGCCACTCACGCAAGACTGCGATGGAGGACGGCGGCTTTGGCCATCGTCGGTAA
- a CDS encoding ParB/RepB/Spo0J family partition protein yields MEQVARIRNGKNRTAATTAKNNPDGSTVVREIPLEQLSVSAQEARRTIDQAALRDLAASIAAHGVQEPLLVRPIGVDAYEIVAGQRRHAASRLAGKASCPCIVREMADAEARELGIVSNLQREDLPPLESASFVGRRLKLLDAIAPVREALAAGAIDVGHALELARLSPEQQQRMLDWLDVGFNPRDTDDDDEDDEAEEFAEAGVCRYCDCTEENACGACEVDGAPCSWANAERTVCNRPGCVEQWNADRGVTAWRPTRWSLSELRSRIAERTLRVLSDAPFPLGLDWAPMACTVCPRRSTNAALLFEDVAQDTCTDGDCFSGKVRAWIRHELDNAELEKRPLLQLSDGYSSATGAIPDYSVVLIEKQNLPCSSQEEAIWISGRRAGHAVQICRDEKCKKHKGQSHYTGPAKDPEKAKAERKKLLEKVNAEKKYRMALFAAVAQAPLVALYASDLNLEVCLYAIGRGPGQYGVKVAEALGWPADIFGWGGTRQLREGMAGLAPTERLRVALLAAHAGELAVNEYALHSKPEDLEKLAGCLSLDVKRIRAESAGKVQPEPAEPAKAKAKAKAPQQKKGLTAAAKKRIAAVQKKRWAARKSTGKGGKG; encoded by the coding sequence ATGGAGCAGGTTGCGCGGATACGGAACGGAAAAAATCGCACGGCGGCAACGACCGCCAAAAACAACCCGGACGGGAGCACGGTGGTGCGCGAGATCCCGCTCGAGCAGTTATCGGTTTCTGCACAGGAGGCGCGGCGAACGATCGACCAGGCTGCGCTCAGGGATCTGGCTGCATCGATCGCGGCGCATGGTGTGCAGGAGCCGCTGTTGGTACGCCCGATCGGCGTCGACGCCTACGAGATCGTGGCGGGTCAACGGAGGCATGCCGCATCGCGGCTCGCGGGCAAAGCGAGCTGCCCGTGCATCGTGCGCGAGATGGCGGACGCGGAGGCGCGCGAGCTGGGCATTGTCAGCAACCTGCAGCGCGAGGATCTGCCGCCGCTCGAGTCGGCGAGCTTCGTCGGCCGCCGGCTGAAGTTGTTGGATGCGATCGCGCCGGTGCGCGAGGCGCTCGCGGCGGGCGCAATCGACGTGGGCCACGCGCTGGAGCTGGCGCGCCTGAGCCCGGAGCAGCAGCAGCGCATGCTCGATTGGCTGGACGTGGGATTCAACCCTCGCGATACGGATGATGACGACGAGGACGATGAGGCTGAGGAATTTGCGGAGGCCGGCGTCTGCAGATATTGCGATTGCACGGAGGAAAATGCGTGCGGGGCATGCGAGGTGGATGGCGCGCCATGTTCCTGGGCAAATGCGGAGCGGACGGTCTGCAACCGTCCGGGATGCGTGGAGCAGTGGAATGCAGATCGCGGTGTGACGGCCTGGCGGCCGACGCGCTGGTCGCTCTCGGAGCTCCGCTCGCGAATCGCCGAGAGGACGCTGCGCGTGTTGAGCGATGCCCCTTTCCCGCTCGGGCTGGATTGGGCGCCGATGGCCTGCACGGTATGCCCGCGGCGCAGCACGAATGCGGCGCTGCTGTTCGAGGACGTCGCCCAGGACACGTGCACCGATGGCGATTGTTTCAGCGGCAAAGTGCGTGCCTGGATCCGTCACGAGCTCGACAATGCCGAGCTGGAGAAACGGCCCCTGCTGCAGCTCAGCGATGGCTACAGTTCGGCGACCGGCGCGATCCCGGACTATTCCGTGGTGCTCATCGAAAAACAGAATCTTCCCTGCTCGTCGCAGGAGGAGGCGATCTGGATCAGTGGTCGCCGGGCCGGGCATGCTGTGCAGATCTGCCGCGACGAAAAATGCAAGAAGCACAAGGGGCAGAGTCACTATACAGGACCGGCGAAAGATCCGGAGAAGGCGAAGGCCGAGCGCAAGAAGCTGCTCGAAAAGGTGAATGCAGAGAAAAAATATCGCATGGCTCTGTTTGCCGCCGTGGCCCAGGCGCCGCTGGTTGCGCTCTACGCGTCGGATCTGAATCTCGAGGTCTGCCTGTATGCGATCGGCCGCGGGCCTGGCCAGTATGGGGTAAAGGTCGCCGAGGCGCTGGGCTGGCCGGCGGACATCTTCGGCTGGGGCGGAACGAGGCAGCTGCGTGAGGGCATGGCCGGGCTGGCGCCGACGGAGCGGCTGCGCGTGGCTCTTCTGGCCGCCCACGCCGGGGAGCTGGCGGTGAATGAATATGCTCTGCACTCCAAGCCGGAGGACCTGGAGAAGCTCGCCGGATGTTTGAGCCTCGATGTAAAGCGGATCCGCGCGGAATCCGCCGGCAAGGTGCAGCCGGAGCCCGCGGAACCCGCGAAGGCGAAGGCAAAGGCAAAGGCGCCACAGCAAAAGAAGGGGCTGACGGCTGCCGCGAAGAAACGGATCGCCGCGGTGCAGAAGAAGCGCTGGGCCGCCCGGAAGTCGACCGGGAAAGGCGGCAAGGGGTGA